ATCTCACCTCTGTTGCCATTTACTCCTGCACTTCTTGCATATAAATCAACAACTTCATTTACTTTATTACCAATCTGTACTGAATAAGTATAATATACGCCATTCAGGTCTCCTGTCTTTTCACATACCCAGGTTCCTTTGACATCTGCTGTCATTGGAATTGTTTCTATCAAATTGTCACCATCGCCCTGCTCATATAAGTTAAGCGATACTTTCCTGGCAGCAGGTGTCCATATACGAAATGTTGTCTTTTCTTTTGTATATACAGCCCCCAGATCGTTACCGTCATATACCAATTCATCATTAAAATAAGTAGCACCAATCTTTCTTTTCATCGATACCATACATCCTTCATAGCCTTGTCTGTTCAAAGAATCATCCTGTTACCCGCCTAGTATACCGCTCCCTTTTCAGTTCGTCCAGTTAATTTTTTCGTTTTTTTTTGTAAATTATCCTATTTTGTCAGGTATACTACCGCTTCATACGGACGGATTTTTTCTGAAATATCTTTATAGTTTCCTATCAGAATTCCCCGGTTTTCTTTTACCATATCCGCAATAGAAGCCGGAACATCCAGTTCTTTTTCCGTGAAATTGCAGATTACCAGTATTTTTTTATTCTCGGATGATCTTGTATAAATGTAAAGATTTTCATCTGCATCTTCAAGTCCGTCGAACGTTCCATAAACGATCACTTCTTCCTCTTTGCGCAGTTCTATGAGTTTCCTGTAGTAATTGTATATGGAATCCGGATCTTCCACCTGAGCAGCCGCATTGATCGTTTTATAATTCGGATTCACGGCAAACCATGGCGTTCCCGTGGTAAATCCTGCATTTTCTGAATCATCCCACTGCATAGGTGTCCTTGCATTATCCCGTCCTTTCTTACTGATAATGTCCATCATCTGATCATGCGTATATACTTTTGTATCGGTAACAAGATCTATATAAATATTTTTTTCTTCTATATCGTCACATTCAGACACATCCGAAAAATGCATATTGGTCATTCCAAGTTCTTCCCCCTGATATACATACGGTGTTCCCTGCATCATGTGAAGACAGGTTGCAAGCATCTTTGCTGAAAGTTCCCTGTATTCCCCGGAATCATTTCCCCATCTCGAAACAACCCTTGGCTGGTCATGATTGTTCCAGTACAGACTGTTCCATGCTACTTCCTCTAACCCTTTCTGCCAGCGGTTTAAAACTTCTTTGAGATCCGGAAGATAAAGTTTCTTATCTGTCCACTTTCCATGTTCATCCGAATCCACATCCATATGCTCAAACTGGAATACCATGCTTAACTCTTTTCCATCGCTTCGCGCATATTTTTTTGCCTCTTCGAGCGTAACGCATGATGTTTCACCCACTGTCAGAAGGTTATACCTGCTTAATACTTTTTGGTTCATCTCCTGAAGATATTCATGTTCATGAGGTCCATTGGCTGTGACTGCACCACAAAAAGAATATTTTTCCCCTTCTTTTACCGGACCATCTTTGTATTCTTCCGGCTTGCTGATCAGACTGATCACATCCATCCGGAATCCGTCAATGCCTTTTTCACACCACCATGTCATCATATCAAAAACTTCTTTTCTTACCACAGGATTATCCCAGTTAAGATCAGGCTGTTCCGGCACAAACTGATGCAGATAATACTGTCCGGTTGTCTCATCAAACTGCCATGCAGATCCACTGAAATATGATCCCCAGTTTGTCGGTTCATGACCATCTACCGGATCTTTCCAGATATAATAATCGCGGTATTTATTATCTTTTGATTTTCTGCTTTCCAGAAACCATTTATGCTGGTCAGATGTATGGTTAACAACCAGATCCAT
The Roseburia rectibacter DNA segment above includes these coding regions:
- a CDS encoding glycoside hydrolase family 13 protein; this translates as MQKAWWKEAVVYQIYPRSFMDSNGDGIGDLQGIIKKLDYIKNLGITVIWVSPIYKSPNKDNGYDISDYQDIMDEFGTMEDFDELLKEIHQRGMKLVMDLVVNHTSDQHKWFLESRKSKDNKYRDYYIWKDPVDGHEPTNWGSYFSGSAWQFDETTGQYYLHQFVPEQPDLNWDNPVVRKEVFDMMTWWCEKGIDGFRMDVISLISKPEEYKDGPVKEGEKYSFCGAVTANGPHEHEYLQEMNQKVLSRYNLLTVGETSCVTLEEAKKYARSDGKELSMVFQFEHMDVDSDEHGKWTDKKLYLPDLKEVLNRWQKGLEEVAWNSLYWNNHDQPRVVSRWGNDSGEYRELSAKMLATCLHMMQGTPYVYQGEELGMTNMHFSDVSECDDIEEKNIYIDLVTDTKVYTHDQMMDIISKKGRDNARTPMQWDDSENAGFTTGTPWFAVNPNYKTINAAAQVEDPDSIYNYYRKLIELRKEEEVIVYGTFDGLEDADENLYIYTRSSENKKILVICNFTEKELDVPASIADMVKENRGILIGNYKDISEKIRPYEAVVYLTK